The DNA region CTTATTTTGCCCATATTGTGTGAATCGAAACAGACCTGCTGGTTTGATTGGTTGAACCAATAACTGATCTGCCAAATAGTTTGGTCCAATCTTTTAACTAATAACTTACAAATTGCCTATTAAACCACCTAACTGAGTATGAATTGGTCTGAAATTTATTGCCCTTGTTTACCACCAGGGATAACAGACTTGTCTCAAGTTAGGTTATCTATTCAATCAATATCTCCATCATCTGTTAATTTTGCCTGGTTTTGAAGCATTCTGTAATTCTATTAGTTGTCAATAGAAACTTTAGTTGACTGGGTCTTGAACTGAATTCTAGATGCTTATTTTCATTGTATTCTTTTACTATGATACATTTgaaaatgcatatttttttgAGTGAGTAGTGTTAAACTTCGGAGACAGGGTTTGACTTTTGTCTGACTATGATCGCAGGGTCATTCTTATTACTCGGGTTCTATAATTAGCGCAGGGAATCTGGGATGCTTACATTGTATTTTGTGTGTGGGACAATGTAATTGGTGTTTCTTAGGgttgtgctagagagaaaaaaagaaagtatattgtgtttatgaaatttattaagatatcacatgaaggaaaacaaagacaaAAAGATTGAGGAGAAAAAAACTAagtttatgaaaagaaaaaaggaaaggaaagaaaaaacattatacagaagaaaaaatagatcaaactgagaaaaaagaagaagaaagaaatgagaaatagaagagaaagaaaaaataaagaatatgttGAGGAAACTGAGTAGCATCTCATGGATGGCTGAAACTGGTACAGCTGGAGTAGAATGTGTTAAAGATGCATCAACTTCACTCCTGGAGGAGACAGCTTGTGGTTCTTTTGGAAGAACATTCTGTAAGTGTTGGGCATGCAATCCTAGTCATAGAGCCCTATTGTTGACTGTAGTGAGGTCTGTGGTGCCTTTGTTGTGTCATTTGGCCAATGTGCCAATGGGTATGCAGCTGTTGCTTCCCTACTGGCCTTTTATCTCATAATTGTTTTTCATCTGTGAATTAGACTACCTGATATTTGAggctttttctttctcatttaaaGTAGTTACACAAACATTAAGTTGCAAGTGAATGATTATTTTGCATTCTGTTTTCCCTTTACCCCTCTTCCATCACTCCTTACAAAATCCGAATAGTGCAATTTATACAGAAAGGGTCAGAATTCTGACCTAATATTGTTAAAGCTTTGCTTGGTCATCCTTTACTGGCGATGCATTACTTGCTCATTCTTTGGGGGTAACTTGGCGGATCCAGAAATTTGTTTAGTGGGGGCAAAAAAGTAGTCCATAATattttcatacaaaagtttttacaaaatacataatttcatgacaaaaaaatctaaattatcCAAGTTTCTTTAAATTACAGCTACCTTCTACACATATcaatgtattttctcttttatctcttaTAACTTGTTaccttcatttaaaaaaaaaacaattgtctTGTCTCTTGTGGGGgcaacactattttttttgtgggggcattttttttattaaagatgttttaagtaaaaaaattgctTATGGGGGCAATTGCCCCCATAATGCTGTCCGCCACTGTTGTAGCCCAGAAAAGGTTCGTGCTATTTTAAATTGCTATGAGGAGTATGAAACTAAGGAGTAGAAGGCGAGAGTTTTATCTAGAGTTTGAGAAGAGCCTGTAAAATGACTATGAAcatcaattaaaattacatCCATAGGGTGCATAGCTTGGTTAGGTTttgtgtttgggatgccatctTGTTTGGAGGTGGTGGTTCATGGAGTTAGAATTGTTGAAATTCTTCTGATGTTTGAGTTGGGGAAATGCACATTTCTGTGGATGTTGTAGTTAGAATAATTGTTCATCAATGTTTGAGATCTAAGGTGGCCTGgcatacttttttaaaataaatagaatgacTCAGTTTGAAAGGGTTTATGGAGTAAGAATTGGTGGAATTCTCCTGTTGTTTGAGGAGTTGGGAAAATGCATATGTCTGTTAATGAGTTGCACTAATGTTTGAGATCTAAGTGTGGCCTGGcatcctttaaaaaataaaataaactaagatAGCTTGATTTTTAGTGTAAAATGGTTATGTTCTGATGTTTTCAGACTGGCTGAAATTTTATGCTTTTAATTTTGTGTTCCTTTCTTAGGGACAAGTAATAATGTAAAGAtttcaataaaaagaaaagtactAATCTAAAGATAGAATTGAAGAATAAGAGGAACTATTCTCTGGAGTTTCTCATATGAATTATCCTGAGTAATTTATTGAATTCcccattaaataaatcattaaattaagttataacctttatttttcatttttactatAAGAGTGGTTGTAAGTAAAGATATTTGTgtaacattataaatttttactgaaacaatattattgtttatatgAGATCTGTAATTTTGGAATCTAGTTTCTTTCTTATGATAACTGAATCAAGTTTAAGCCCCCCTTTTGGATTAACATGATATTATTGGCATCAAAACCCCTTGAAATTGATTTGTGTTTTACAGGTTGATTATGCATGCACACCAGAAGAAGTGCAGCAACACTTTCAGTCCTGTGGTACTGTAAACAGGGTCACTATCCTGACAGACAAGTTTGGCCAGCCTAAAGGTTTTGCTTATGTGGAATTTGTTGAAGCTGAGGCTGTTCAAGAGGCTCTCCTGTTGAATGAATCTGAATTGCATGGCCGTCAATTGAAGGTTTCGATTGAGTTGTTATTTGTATTACTGTTGTTGGTTTCAATTGCTGTTGTTTCAACCAGCCAAGAAATCATTCTTTTAAATTAGTAGTATTTAATCATTTGGATACTTTCCAGGTTTTGCCTAAGAGGACCAATGTTCCTGGAATGAAACAATATCGTCCTAGGTGCTTTAATCCTTACATGGCGTATGGCTTCAGGAGGCCATATACTCCTTACTTGTATTCCCCTTATGGGTATGGGTATCTTTGCATGTCTCGTTTAAATTTGCATGTTATGCCCTctgttgttttgaattttcgTTCATTTTCCATTAAATATCCTGCAGGAAGGTTCCTAGGTTTAGAAGGCCAAATCGTTACATGCCGTACTACTAGAAGTCTCATTGGAACGTGTTACATTGGGAAGATGGTGCATCCTGGAGCAGAAGTTTTTTCATTTGGGCATTTGACACTATCTTCATTCAGTATTATATAGTGATGGAGAATATTACCGTGAATTTGTCTTAGGATGGTCTTGAACCTACATTTTTCTTGCGTAGTTCTTGGAAGATGGTTTACAATTGCCATTGAATATTATGTTAGTGACTTTTCGGTCTTTATAGTTTATACTAACCTAAGATGTACCCTTCGGtaaaatttgatcaaattaGAGATTGAAATATTTATGGCGTTTTACTGGAGCATTTAGGTCGTAAGACAATTTcgatctcccccccccccccccccatagcAGGGTGTTTAGGGAACAGAAAGGTGTAAGGTGGAGTGTATGTGAGAATGTGCCCCTGACATTCCTCTTAAATACAAACATGTTTATCCAAACAGAGATGTTTATCCAAACAGAGAAGGAGGAGACCGAGGAAAACTTGCTTAAAGTGATTTGAAGCTCTAATTCTAGGCTGGCTTTTGTGCTGTATCAATGTGTCTATGTCCAAATATTTGTTGCCACTTTTGATGTTATTGACTGTCGATATGATCTATTAAGCTAAGTGACAGAGGAAATGATTTGTTTCTATTCAGGTGAGACTGAGAAGAAAGATTTGAGTTgacttttagttaaaaataaaaataaagcacGTTAATTTTTGTAAGTTTTGTTACATGTGGTGCTAAAAATGAGTTGAGTAAGTTCTCATGCTTAATAATTATCACAATTTTATAACTGGCTATCTCAATTACCCATGCTTAAAGATGTTATAGCTTATAAAATGTTATATGTATAAATCCGAAATAGTTGTAACATTAAGGGATTGTTTGAAATTTATGTTGATTTCTAATTATATTACAGTCATTAAAAAAAGTCTCAAATCTAATgcataaagaaatattaaacGGAAACATGATAGtttgtaaatttaatattaaaatgattttccatttttcttaCAGTATTGTCTTgctaatttttctatttattaatttgctaattaagtaaagaaaatattaattgttaatatttttgaaatatgaaatatttatgttttcatttaattcattttttatataaaatattaaaaaatcagtttaaatattaaatcaattaaaGACAACACTTAAATAAGCAAATAGAATAAATCACATTTCCCAAATTATTGATCAAATCCTCTACTCAGTGCCAGTGGTGATATGGGAATGCTGCATTGCATATACTCGATCCCTCGAAGCTATCGTCACCAAAGTTCAGCTCAGAAACTTAccatgatatgatatgatatctCTGCTGCTGCCTGCTATAGCCATACTCCAATCAATGTTGTTTCTTCTACTCCATACCATACACACTAACTAACGCAATTTGCAACTTGCAACAAACCATGCTACTCACGTGTTACCACCATCCCTTCCCTCATTCACTTTCTTCAACCTCAACCCACTCGCTCTTCACCACAAACAGAAACTgcaacctctctctctctttctccatcGTAACCTCGCGCCCTCTCCACCTCACAACGCACACCGCTCACCGCTTCAATTCCCTCACAGTTCGAGCCGACTCATTTCGCCTCCGATCCGAACATGCCGCCGCCGATTCCAATTTCGACTCGCTCCTTTCGCTGCTCGAGTTCTCGTGTCTGCTCTCTTCCGCCATATCCTCCGCTGCCGCCGCTGTGCTCGCGGGTTCCAAGAGCGAGCTCATCGCTGGGATCGGTGCCAGAGCTGCTCCGTTCGGCGGCGCGTTGCTTGTGGTCGGGGTTCTGGTCGGCGCGTGGATTCGGAGGCGGCAGTGGAGGCGCGTGAGTGTGGAGGCTGGGAAGGGCGGGTTGGAGGTGAACTTGCTGGAGAGGATTGAGAAGTTGGAGGAGGATTTGAGGAGTTCCGCGACGGTTGTTAGGGTTTTGTCGAGACAGCTCGAGAAATTGggggttaggtttagggttacGAGGAAGGGCTTGAAGGATCCCATAGCTGAGGTAACTACTCTCATTTTCCTATGCTAGTTTTGTGATTCTGGTTTTGCACGTGTTTCTATGTGGAATGTGTTTGGGGAGTGAGTTTGTTGGGGTTCCATTCGCCGAGCATATGTAATGctgatgcatgaatgacaactTCAAATGGTTACAGATTTTAAGCAATGAGAAGTGCGCTTCTGAAAGTCTGGGGTAATATGGTGTGAGTAATGTGATATGAAGTGAGTTTGTTTGATTGGATGATAATAAGGCTTATTGAGGGAAAGCTTTTTGATATAAGGCTGGTGGCATAATagctttattattttaaaacaataataagttGCTGACAAACTCTGAACATTATGATTCATAACCAAATTTAGCAGCccttcaaattaaaattcataacaaaaagacataaataaCCTGTATTTTCTTCCCAAAGTCCTTATTAGAAAAATAGATTTGTCGAATCATCACTGGATTCAGTTCCATAGCTGTAGTCAAGGATCAACTTTCCTAAAATCTTAAGCTGTTAGGTAGAAGCCCAtgaatgatttttatatcttgcaCACTTGCTTAGCCTAGAGCACTTTGAGCTTGTAGTGTGTGCTTAGCCTAGAGCACACTGGcttcttttatcttgcattgaaATTTAACTTCGATAAGAGTGGGGGTGGCAAGGATTGAACTGCAATCCTAATTACTTGGTTGCACATCAGAGATTAGAGAAGATTGATGTGCATCCTGGTGAAGTAAATTATACTAGCTTTTGTGTCAATTATATGGATTGGATGCCAAAATCTGTCAATACGTTGTTGCGGAAGCACAACCAGACACACACTTGGTTATGGATGCCTTGGAATCATTTTAAATACTAAAACTTCTCCCAAAAGTTTAAGCTGTTAGGTGGAAGCCCTATAACTTTCATCTTACAGGTGTCCAAACTTTCATCTCCTTCATTAGATTTTGGTCTTTCTTAAACATCATTTTAAGTACCATCCAAATCAACCACCATCTATTCGGTATCCTTTTGCTCCTTACTAAGCTTGTATTAGCCATTTGGTTCAGATTTCAGGTATTTTTACTTGCTTCTCTAATACCAGCTGCCCTTGCTAGTTGCCATTCCTCATGTATCAGTTTTTCATTGACATCCCCATAGAAGTCTCCATCTTCAACATTTTCATCAATACATGGTTCAATACCCATTGATGATCCTCCACTaactcttctctcttttttttttttttacaaaacccCACGCTGCTAATAGTCAGTGGTCGCTTTTTTTTAGAAGCTAGTCAGTAGCCGCTTAAaaccaattattttgtttacacTATGGTTTGTGATTTACAGTgcagcaaaaacacttgaatttGTTGTTGGTACTTCTAAATGAAATATATTGTGAAATATTCTATATTAACTTCATtcgtattttgttttttaatatttattctttGCATCTTTctgtacacacacacacacacatttaaATTCTGCATTGCCATTTTGTATCATCTTGGATACAATACACATGACATACCCATATGGCCATACCTGGGCCACATGTATTGAATAAACTCATGTTTGTGGTGCGGCATGTACTGAATTTCATGTTAATTCAATTGCTAGCACAaggaaatttaaaatgtttttgtttgtaaaaattaagaaaattgtaCACTAAATGTTTGTTGGCCTCCCCTTGGTAACATTTTAAATGAATGGTCGAAGTTCAGTATGTTGAAAAATCTGACTGGAAAAgatatctaattattttttcatttcttgaaGACTGCGGCTTTGGCCCAGAAGAATTCTGAGGCTGCTAGAGCATTAGCAGTGCAATCAGACATTTTGGAGAAGGAACTTGGTGAAATTCAACAGGTTTTACTAGCAATGCAGGTAATCCTCCCCTCCTATGTTATTTAAACTCTGCCTGGCAGTGCAGGCACAATTTACAAATCAAATGTGCATGTAATTGTGCTTATAATTTAggttaaaaatgtttttggaCAAGTGTAGGCTATCTCTTGAAGGGTAAGTGGCATATTGCTGATAGAaggaattaaaacataaaaactgcAGTAACCAAAAACCAAACTTATAAAACATAGGGACCAAAAGGTCCAAAACCAAATTTGAGTAGACTATAgggataaaaaatgtatttaaagtttaaacctataatttatattcacCTCTCTATATTTTAGAAGTATGTGGGTGTATGTTAGAAAACTATTGGCCTGTTCGTTTTAAAGTTGGGTAGAATTATAGGCGTTAACATACTCAGCATAATTGGGATATGTATTCAAATTACTGTCACAAATTTTTGCGCTTGGAACATGTGCAGTGTGGGAAATTGATTCTTGGGTGTAAAACAAGTGGGTGTATTTAGCAATCCCCACCCCTCTCCCTCTCCCCCCAAAATGCTAAAACACAAACTACTAAATCTTTCAGTGTGTTCAAATAtaacatcttttttttattttctggtaATGTAAAAAGTTGTACATTGACCATGGATCCAGTTTGGCCGTATATGGCTTAGTAAAAAATTTCTTGGCCGCTTTACTTTGCAAAGTatcctcatttttttaatcattgagTTTGAATTGGATGGTTGTGTCTGAGCGTTCATGTAGGAACAACAGCGAAAACAGCTTGATCTGATTCTTGCAGTTGGGAAAGCTAGTAAGCTATGGGAAAGCAAGCAAGAAACCAATGAACGACATGATACGTTAGAATTGTCTAATTCAGCTGAGGATGAGGTAAAACAGGAGGTGCACCAAATATGAAGATTGGGTTAAAATAAGGGGAAATTCCTGAAATTTGAAAGTGACAAATCGTGGtgcaatatttttgttttttttttccgtgtACACTGTATAATCGATTGTtacacaaaatcaaaattaccaGAATTTTATCAGCACATAAATAATGATTATTCGTTTTTCTAGAGTACCTCAAATTTGATGTGGATACAGGTGAGAAGAGATTACACGAGAGTCAAGACAAACTAATGTGGAGGCTTTTGTTGAACTCTGTCCAGTTATAGGGTAAAAGTTCAGCAACGTATCTGTTGGGTTCTTTGTGCTTGTGCATGTACACTCTGAATTCAAGTTTGTAAGCTGTTATCCATCAATTTTCTTTCTACATGCTTAAGTTGGTAGTTATAAAGGCTCggtataacatttttttctctcacctGCATGTTTCTGTATCATATTAAAATGAACCTTCAATATTCATTGATAAATATTGATAATGTTAGTTGGTTAAGGCCGTGAAGTAAAGGATTCATATCCTTTCAAGGTAATTACCCTAAGTAAAATCTATTCGATTCGATGCTTCAGCACCTCCTATACACTGTTGACACTTGACAGCGGAACACCCccctttaaagtttaaattatgTACCTCTTTAAGATTTTATAGTCGAAGGACCTCGCGATATAATTTTTCTGTAATCAGCATTTCAACGAATGTTTTCTGCCAAGCCTATCGGGCCCTGCTACTGCTAAACAGATTGGTCCTATCCGAAAAGTTCTCCATGAACTCTGGACTATAAAGAAACCAGTTTGTTTATCTGCTATGTTCAAATTGGCATCCCCTCGTGAAGAATTTGTGAAACTCAACTCTAATAGGACTTTGAATTTGCAAACTAAGAAGGCTGTTGCAGGTTGCATCCTAAAGGATCACCTTGGCCATCTTATAGTAGGCCTCATCTTTGGGATCGTGTACCGTCATAAAGGCTGATCTTTGGGGTATTCACGAGGGAAAGGGACTACAGCTCACACTATCTAGATTCTAGACTCTAGAGTTTTGATAAGtgtaaaatatgaattaatttgatagtcaattttgactAATAAATGAGTGtaattttttcactttattattatttttaatgaaacaatgaagaaattaatatttttgatatttttttattagcagaAGTTATGAGAAAAAAGATTTGAAGTGTTTTGAAGAGAAATTGATacaaaaattggaagaaaaaaccTTGAAGAAAAAATGGAAGGAGTAGACAGCTCGTTCAGCGTGTCACACAGGCTTAGCGTGTATATATTGAGTCTCAGAGCTATCTAAAGTCTATTCATCTCTATTGTGTGGTTTGATCATCCGTGCATTTGTTTTTAGGGATTATACATTGAAAAACGATAATGTCTAAAGTGCATCTCAACATTGCATCACAAGGGATAGAGTGACTTTGTTGTGTCTCTACATACATCTTTATACGTAATGTTGTTTATGATTCAATCTTTGCAAAAAGatttaagagaaaatatataaattagactCTTCATCATAAGGGACCAGGATTAAGCATATTAATATATGTGGGTGGAAATTAGGAAAGCAgttaatagagaaaaaatattaatattgcatCAAGAGTAGTTAAACATGTTAGACTCCAACATTATCACATTCTGAACTCATCTTTTtgcatttaaattattatttcttattatttttttcttttttccttttatcctcaatttttacatttacaatTTCTTTGCTCTTCTACTTCTTCTCTTGCTTACAAATTGAGTATTTACCAACccaaatacaaacaaagtccataTGGACTCGACACTCGATCTTTCGTTTTAgtctttattattttgataaaattgatgcACTTATCAATCGATAAGTTTTCAAAAGGATTTTAGTGGGTAGTGATTCATTGGTATTGGAACGTTAGCAAAACCATTTTTCCATCACACTTATATATAGTGCATCTTTTGAAGAAATGATTagtttttgttaacttttagagcttttaacttttagaaataatttcaaCCAATGTGCTTACTTGACTTGGTGAAATGgaattcatataaaatatgtGTACtacaaaattaagtaaaaagtaGATCGATCTTGCCTAGAATATCCTCACTAAACCAGCTTCCCCGCTAAAGTCAAAGCTCTTGTGCACCTTCCTTCAAAGAACAAAGAGAATTTGGTATAGATGTTCCAAAATTCATTCTAGACAAGGTCAGTCGACAGAGAATGTTTTAGGTTTCAAAGTCATTCACGGGGACATGGTGTAGCACTATCCCATCCGTGCTTCTTTGTGGACGTATGCTCTCACGTTTCACACGGCTGATTTAATTTTGGGTTgatttccattattttttttttgtttttattatttttttaggtagATTTCTACGGTTTATAAGTTTGTAAATTaactttcaaatatttaagGTAACTGCATGTTTAAACTCAATTATTTGTAATTACTGATTCAAAATATTTCTATACTGtcgtttaattataaattattatatatgataaatttatttaattataaattattatatatgacaaatttataagataattatcctgaaaatcataataacaataatttgtGATAGGGTGACCCTAAAACTTTTTTATACCattaaacttaaattataaagccttatttaaaattttcaatagaTTATAAAACTTATAAAAGCAAAGGTTAACGAGTTTTATCCTTCCAGATAGAATGATCTGGGCGACaatttattaatctttttaagtttttaacggTTGGTGAATCGAAGAGTAACTTGTCTTAACTAAACATACTACTATTTTTTTGGGGTGCTACGCTAAATTGTCTTGGATTGCCTACAAGGCTACACTTCACATTGCAATTATTCACTTCCTTGTTTGTGGTCACAATTGTCAAAACTATCAACGCCACTAAATCGGGGATTGCATGTGAATGTGTGTGAACCCCCACCTTTAGgactttgttttcaaaaataaaaaaataaaaatgtatattcaGTATTTTAGAGCAAGCAAGGATTTGGAAGGGACATTAAAATAGATGTAAGAGAAGCAGCGTGAGTACCCTTGCCTTTTGTGCGACCTTTTTACTCCGCCAATGGTAAAgctaattgaataaaaaacttcgtaccccattgtccAGAGATTCTTCgttatgcgaaggtatggggaaGAGATCTTGTACGCAGTCTTA from Glycine soja cultivar W05 chromosome 8, ASM419377v2, whole genome shotgun sequence includes:
- the LOC114421854 gene encoding polyadenylate-binding protein 2-like, whose product is MEEEEHEVYGGEIPDEGEMEGDIDMSAADDEAAVDDDAAVKELDEMKRRLKEMEEEAAALREMQAKVEKEIGSVQDPANAAASQANKEEADARSVFVGNVDYACTPEEVQQHFQSCGTVNRVTILTDKFGQPKGFAYVEFVEAEAVQEALLLNESELHGRQLKVLPKRTNVPGMKQYRPRCFNPYMAYGFRRPYTPYLYSPYGKVPRFRRPNRYMPYY
- the LOC114421855 gene encoding uncharacterized protein LOC114421855 isoform X2 yields the protein MLLTCYHHPFPHSLSSTSTHSLFTTNRNCNLSLSFSIVTSRPLHLTTHTAHRFNSLTVRADSFRLRSEHAAADSNFDSLLSLLEFSCLLSSAISSAAAAVLAGSKSELIAGIGARAAPFGGALLVVGVLVGAWIRRRQWRRVSVEAGKGGLEVNLLERIEKLEEDLRSSATVVRVLSRQLEKLGVRFRVTRKGLKDPIAETAALAQKNSEAARALAVQSDILEKELGEIQQVLLAMQVRRDYTRVKTN
- the LOC114421855 gene encoding uncharacterized protein LOC114421855 isoform X1, translated to MLLTCYHHPFPHSLSSTSTHSLFTTNRNCNLSLSFSIVTSRPLHLTTHTAHRFNSLTVRADSFRLRSEHAAADSNFDSLLSLLEFSCLLSSAISSAAAAVLAGSKSELIAGIGARAAPFGGALLVVGVLVGAWIRRRQWRRVSVEAGKGGLEVNLLERIEKLEEDLRSSATVVRVLSRQLEKLGVRFRVTRKGLKDPIAETAALAQKNSEAARALAVQSDILEKELGEIQQVLLAMQEQQRKQLDLILAVGKASKLWESKQETNERHDTLELSNSAEDEVKQEVHQI